Genomic DNA from Candidatus Poribacteria bacterium:
ACAATGCACAGGGCTGGATTATTTTGACGGGGCGGAAGGCGTCTACGCTTGCTTCTTTCCTTGAATCTGGGGCATGTAGGTTTCTCTGCCCATCTGAGGTTTTTTGTTATCCATCCGCGAACTTTTCGGGAAAAGTCTGAGGCTGCGGTCTTCAAGGGGAAGCCTCACTGGAACGTGTCCGCGTCGATGCGATTCCCGCAGCGCAATAGCGATTTCTAGCACCTTACGCCCGTTGTCGCCGCTGCCTCTCGGCTCAATGTTCTTTTCAAGCGCGTCAACGATGGACTGGACGCTCGCGATGTTTCGGTCTCCGGGCCATCTCCAACCGTCCGCATGTAAACGCTGGTTTCGGGAAACACGCCCTCCACCTTTTTGAGTGGTGCCCCCATCAATGGATCAACAACGTCGTCTGCTTTCCACAGGCTGAGCAAACTATTATTGCTGCGGAATACACCTCGGGTGCACGACACCTCAAATCCACGTCCTCTCGCATCGGTTTCGCGGTGCATGAAGGCTTCAATACCGTTGGTGAACCGCAGATAGCCCGCCACGCCTTGGTCATGATCGCTCTCTGGATCATCGGCAACCCAGCCAATCACCCACGCAACATCGGCGTCTCCGGCAAACATACGCATCAGACTAAAAAGCTGACAGCCACCGCCCGACATCTCTGTGCCGCTCCCGCCTGTGAAGTTGATGCTTTTGACTTCACCAAGCTCACCTGACTCAATGATTTCAAGGGCTTTCCAGTACGGTGGTAGGTTCCGGTCTAGGTCGCCAGCCCCCAACTTGATTCCTCGCGATTGGCAGGCTGCCACCATCCGATCTGCATCTGCGAGCGTTGCCGCAATGGGCTTTTCGCAGAGGATTGCCCGCACACCCGCCTCAGCACACCCAATGACGACCTCCGGGTTTGGTCGAACCGGCAGGATAGGTGCAGCGATATCAATCCCTTCCTTCTCGAGCATCTCCCGATAATCGCTGTACCCTGGGACGCCGTAGTATTCACAGTACAATCCTAAGTTTTCGGGATCGGTATCAGCAAATGCAACAACTTCGGTCA
This window encodes:
- a CDS encoding Gfo/Idh/MocA family oxidoreductase, producing the protein MAKYRVGVIGCGRKGGSHARAYALNPLTEVVAFADTDPENLGLYCEYYGVPGYSDYREMLEKEGIDIAAPILPVRPNPEVVIGCAEAGVRAILCEKPIAATLADADRMVAACQSRGIKLGAGDLDRNLPPYWKALEIIESGELGEVKSINFTGGSGTEMSGGGCQLFSLMRMFAGDADVAWVIGWVADDPESDHDQGVAGYLRFTNGIEAFMHRETDARGRGFEVSCTRGVFRSNNSLLSLWKADDVVDPLMGAPLKKVEGVFPETSVYMRTVGDGPETETSRASSPSLTRLKRTLSREAAATTGVRC